Proteins encoded in a region of the Bicyclus anynana chromosome 9, ilBicAnyn1.1, whole genome shotgun sequence genome:
- the LOC112043973 gene encoding glutamate receptor ionotropic, kainate 3-like: protein MGYERNYYKTSERFKGAWNMKQSMSSVETPYPVEARNFMREKFIVGRCNCSEDKSTAVDDDGPSAPELLDDILQFLTLRLNATSVTRYYGKLGFRTYEGAWTGLLGALMDHSVDVALEPVTAISPRHKDMDFIFPIADTMCNIYIRHQETSAVRDIFLAPFSTKLIACVVCVVLVAAIVVVIISRSTKSSLEVRQMSFIEGIIWSTGILCQQGGTRTPQNPAASIVLVVCLFFALVTYNAYAAFITSVLSVRMSSVGSLTDVLQSNMKIGYIRNGADQMYLMSTKDVQLNAFYIRGYSEAENLVSSAEEGLVRAARQDYAFFAGQRVARSTLSTLPSAAGNWYRRLQSVIAFDCRRDLRSAAVLSRLEAALVPAMPQCTPPSGFASARAADVRTALFVILAGLLAALLLD, encoded by the exons ATGGGTTATGAGAgaaattattacaaaacatCAGAGAGATTTAAAG GTGCATGGAATATGAAGCAGTCTATGTCTTCAGTAGAAACCCCATATCCAGTAGAAGCACGTAATTTCATGCGGGAGAAGTTCATTGTAGGAAGATGCAACTGTTCAGAGGACAAGTCGACTGCTGTAGACGACGATGGACCATCGGCGCCTGAGTTGCTGGATGATATTTTACAATTTCTCACCTTACGGCTAAACGCTAC ATCAGTTACACGGTACTACGGCAAACTTGGGTTCCGCACATACGAAGGAGCGTGGACCGGCCTTCTGGGAGCTTTAATGGATCACTCTGTGGATGTGGCCTTAGAACCAGTTACGGCGATATCCCCTCGTCACAAAGATATGGATTTCATTTTTCCTATAGCTGATACAAT GTGTAACATTTACATTCGTCACCAAGAAACTTCTGCAGTACGAGACATATTTCTGGCACCATTTAGCACAAAACTAATAGCTTGTGTAGTATGTGTAGTGCTGGTGGCAGCTATTGTAGTTGTGATCATAAGCCGAAGTACAAAATCCTCACTGGAAGTGAGACAAATGAGTTTCATTGAGGGCATTATTTGGTCAACTGGAATCCTTTGTCAACAAG GTGGTACACGGACACCCCAGAATCCGGCGGCTAGCATTGTCCTCGTAGTGTGCCTGTTCTTTGCTCTGGTGACCTACAATGCTTATGCAGCATTTATAACCTCTGTGCTGTCTGTACGAATGTCCAGTGTGGGTTCTCTCACTGATGTTCTTCAATCTAATATGAAAATTGGATATATACGGAATGGAGCTGACCAAATGTATTTGATG tcAACTAAAGACGTGCAGCTCAACGCGTTCTACATCCGCGGGTATTCTGAAGCGGAAAACCTAGTATCTTCAGCAGAAGAGGGTCTGGTGAGAGCTGCTAGACAGGACTACGCCTTCTTCGCTGGACAGCGCGTGGCTCGTTCAACTCTCAG CACTTTGCCATCAGCAGCTGGCAACTGGTaccgccgactgcagtcggtgATCGCcttcgactgccgccgagac TTACGCAGCGCCGCTGTGCTGTCGCGGCTGGAGGCGGCGCTGGTGCCCGCCATGCCGCAGTGCACGCCGCCGTCGGGCTTTGCGTCGGCCCGAGCCGCTGACGTCAGGACTGCTCTGTTTGTGATCTTAGCGGGACTGCTCGCTGCTTTGCTGCTAG ATTAA